Proteins encoded by one window of Arachis ipaensis cultivar K30076 chromosome B04, Araip1.1, whole genome shotgun sequence:
- the LOC107639309 gene encoding serine carboxypeptidase-like 50: MGSSFFFLISIVISLGFFFTIQTNVLASSNSNNPFPKEAHPTKSGYLPVTTTSSSAIFYAFYEAQNSTLPLSETPLLIWLQGGPGCSSMLGNLYEVGPWTFSDKSLTFRPNSGAWNRLFGLLFLDNPIGTGFSVASSLTEIPTDQNGVAKHLFSAITTFLQLHPVFKHRPIYITGESYGGKYIASIGYHILKENARLTDSEKVNLAGVAIGDGATDPTTQILTHANTAYHVGLINERQKNELEKIQIEAVNLVQIRNWSEATDAQTKTFTKLQEMAGLATLYDYSRKDHPYRYEDWITQFLNLAEVKKTLGVNESIMWELHDGDVKASLYADLMKSVKFMVEELLRSNTIRVLLYQGQLDLIDGPVQVAAWVKTMNWEGIVEYVNAERKIWKVNGELAGYVQQWKSLTNVVVLGGGHFVPADQPLNAQAMIEEWVLQKGIFGNSPSFAYL, encoded by the coding sequence ATGGGgtcctccttcttcttccttatCTCCATTGTTATTTCCTTAGGCTTCTTCTTCACCATTCAAACTAATGTCTTAGCttcttcaaactcaaacaatccatTCCCCAAAGAAGCTCACCCCACCAAATCTGGTTACCTTCCTGTAACTACCActtcttcttctgcaatcttCTATGCATTCTACGAAGCTCAGAACTCAACCTTACCTCTCTCCGAAACCCCACTTCTCATTTGGCTCCAGGGTGGCCCTGGCTGCTCCTCCATGTTAGGCAACCTCTATGAGGTTGGACCATGGACTTTCTCCGACAAGTCCCTCACTTTCCGACCCAACTCCGGTGCATGGAACAGGCTCTTTGGCCTTCTTTTTCTCGATAACCCCATTGGTACTGGTTTTAGTGTGGCATCATCATTAACCGAGATCCCGACGGATCAAAATGGTGTTGCCAAACACCTCTTTTCTGCTATAACAACGTTTCTTCAGCTTCACCCTGTTTTCAAACATCGGCCCATTTACATTACGGGAGAAAGCTATGGTGGCAAGTATATTGCTTCAATAGGGTACCATATATTGAAGGAGAATGCAAGGTTGACTGACTCTGAGAAAGTGAATTTGGCTGGTGTTGCTATTGGTGATGGAGCAACAGATCCAACGACTCAAATTCTGACTCATGCTAACACTGCTTATCATGTTGGTTTGATCAATGAGAGGCAGAAGAACGAGTTGGAGAAGATTCAGATTGAAGCCGTTAATTTGGTACAGATACGGAATTGGAGTGAAGCAACGGATGCACAAACCAAAACCTTCACGAAGCTTCAAGAAATGGCAGGGTTGGCTACTTTGTATGATTACTCAAGGAAAGATCATCCGTACCGCTATGAAGATTGGATTACTCAGTTCTTGAACTTGGCTGAGGTGAAGAAGACACTGGGAGTGAACGAATCGATAATGTGGGAGTTACATGACGGTGATGTTAAAGCTTCATTGTATGCTGATTTGATGAAGAGTGTGAAGTTCATGGTGGAGGAGTTGTTGAGAAGCAACACTATTAGGGTGTTGTTGTATCAAGGTCAACTTGATTTGATTGATGGTCCTGTGCAAGTTGCGGCATGGGTGAAGACTATGAACTGGGAAGGGATTGTGGAGTATGTGAATGCAGAGAGGAAGATATGGAAGGTGAATGGAGAGCTTGCTGGCTATGTCCAACAATGGAAGTCACTCACCAATGTTGTTGTCTTGGGTGGTGGCCATTTTGTCCCTGCTGACCAGCCCCTCAATGCTCAAGCAATGATTGAAGAATGGGTCTTGCAAAAGGGTATATTTGGAAATTCACCTTCTTTTGCTTACTTGTGA